One part of the Geoalkalibacter sp. genome encodes these proteins:
- a CDS encoding LemA family protein, which translates to MTLWIVLGVIALLIASLVLYVIVVYNGFISMKNNIDKAWSNIDVLLKQRFDELPKLIKVCEGYMQHEQRTLEAVIKARSQVTTAGSEGQKIQAQNMLTDALRSLFMVVERYPELKADKVFRSLSARITELEDQIADRREFFNDAVNIYNIRLAQFPDLVVARLFNFARRTLWQIDPAHRADVQVSFQAPSA; encoded by the coding sequence ATGACTCTGTGGATTGTGCTCGGCGTCATCGCTCTGCTCATTGCCAGCCTGGTGCTTTACGTCATCGTGGTCTACAACGGCTTCATCAGCATGAAAAACAACATCGACAAGGCCTGGAGCAACATCGACGTGCTGCTCAAGCAGCGCTTCGACGAACTGCCCAAGCTCATCAAGGTGTGCGAGGGCTACATGCAGCATGAACAGCGCACCCTTGAGGCCGTGATCAAGGCACGCTCCCAGGTGACCACCGCCGGCAGCGAGGGACAGAAAATCCAGGCGCAGAACATGCTCACCGATGCCCTGCGCTCCCTGTTCATGGTGGTGGAGCGCTACCCCGAACTCAAGGCCGACAAGGTGTTTCGCAGCCTGAGTGCGCGCATCACCGAGCTCGAGGATCAGATCGCCGACCGCCGCGAATTCTTCAACGACGCGGTCAACATTTACAACATCCGCCTCGCCCAGTTCCCCGACCTCGTGGTGGCGCGCCTGTTCAACTTCGCCCGCCGCACCCTGTGGCAGATCGACCCCGCGCATCGCGCCG